The Cytophagia bacterium CHB2 genome includes the window TGATGCGCCGCTGAACCGCCCTTGCGAAAAAATATTTCAGGGACCGATTGCCGACGCGTTGACCCACGTTGGTCAAATCGCCATGCTGCGGCGCCTGGCGGGCGCGCCGGTGCGCGGCGAAAACTATCACAAAGCGGAAATTGCCATCGGTTGCGTCGGGCCGGAGCAATCATCCCCGCGCATGGAATTCAATCGTGAACATGAAACCGGTAAGATCATTTTTGCTCAATGAAAATTATTCTGTGAGAAATGAGACCAAACTCGCAAGACCCGATTGGCTCTTGCAGATGGAGACCATCTTCGAGGCGATGAACGAAGGCGTTGCCGTTCTCGAGGCCGGCCGCGTCTTGTTCGTCAATGAGGCGATGCGGCGCATGACCGGATTTCAACAGCAGGAAATGATCGGCCGCGCCAGCACCGACTTTTTCGCGCCGGAAGATTTGCCCTTTATTCAACAGCAGATCGAGCAGCGGGAACGTAATGGCCACGTTCGTTTTGAGTATGACATTCGCGGCAAGGCCGGCGCGCGAGTGCCGGCCATCATCAGCAGCCGTACATTCCACAGTACGGATCAACGGCAGTTTGCCATCGTCACGTGCGCCGATATTCGCGAGCAAAAACTCGCGGAAGCAAGATTGCGCAAGGCGAACCTCCAACTGCAGGAGAGTGAAGCACGCAAGGATGCAATGTTGAAATCCGCGCTGGATTGCATCATCACCATTGATCACAACGGGAAGATCATCGAGTTCAATCCCGCGGCCGAGAAAACGTTTGGCTACAAGCGCGCCCGCGTCATCGGCAACGAATTGGCAGCAACCATTGTTCCGCCGGCGCTGCGGGAAGCGCATCGGCGCGGGATGGCGCATTATCTTGCCACCGGCGAGGGGCCGGTTCTGGGCAAGCGCATCCAGATTACGGGAATGCGCGCGGATGGCACGGAGTTTCCTGTCGAGTTGGCCATTGTTCCGATTCATTTGGGCGAGCATCCGATCTTCACCGCCTATCTCCGCGATATTACCGAGCCGGTGCGCGCGGAGAAAGAATTGCGTGAAGCAAAGGAAGCGGCGGAAACGGCAAATCATGCCAAAACCGAATTGCTGGCGGAGTTAAAAGCAAGGCACGATGAGCTTGAAGCAACATTGCAACAACTCAAAATCATTCAGAACAAATTGGAAGCCGAAAATGCGCGCAAAGCCCGCGAGCTGGAAGAAGCGCGCCGGCTGCAGCTTGCGCTGCTCCCCAAGACCATCCCCAAGTTGCCTTATCTTGAAATTGCCGTTTTCATGCAAACCGCCACTGAAGTGGGCGGCGACTATTACGATTTCAATGTGAACACCGATGGCGGACTCACAGTGGCAATTGGAGATGCCACCGGCCATGGCTTGCAGGCCGGAACGATTGTCGCTTCCACTAAAAGCCTGTTTAAAGCATTGGTGGATGAACCGGCGCCCGCGCAGGTTCTAAAGAAGATGTCGCGCGCACTAAAATCCATGGGCTTTCACAGAATGTTCATGGGAATGACGGTGGCAAAGTTCGACCAGCATCGCTTGATTTTATCTTCCGCTGGCATGCCTTTTACTCTGGTGCATCGCGCGGCCAACGGCAATACCGAAGAAATCGTCTTGAAAGCCATGCCGCTCGGAAGTTTTTCCAATTTCAAATATCAGCAAAGAATTTTGAAATTGCAGCCCGGGGACACCGTGCTTTTTATGAGCGACGGCCTGTATGAAACATTCAACACACAAGAGGAAATGCTGGGAGAAAGCCGGATGATCAAATTATTTACAGAGATCGCCCATCAGCAACCTCGCAAGATCGTCCGGCATTTGGCCAGGGCGGCCAGATCCTGGGCCGGCGAGCGGGCGCTGCACGATGACATGACGATTGTTGCTGTGAAGATGA containing:
- a CDS encoding PAS domain S-box protein translates to MNMKPVRSFLLNENYSVRNETKLARPDWLLQMETIFEAMNEGVAVLEAGRVLFVNEAMRRMTGFQQQEMIGRASTDFFAPEDLPFIQQQIEQRERNGHVRFEYDIRGKAGARVPAIISSRTFHSTDQRQFAIVTCADIREQKLAEARLRKANLQLQESEARKDAMLKSALDCIITIDHNGKIIEFNPAAEKTFGYKRARVIGNELAATIVPPALREAHRRGMAHYLATGEGPVLGKRIQITGMRADGTEFPVELAIVPIHLGEHPIFTAYLRDITEPVRAEKELREAKEAAETANHAKTELLAELKARHDELEATLQQLKIIQNKLEAENARKARELEEARRLQLALLPKTIPKLPYLEIAVFMQTATEVGGDYYDFNVNTDGGLTVAIGDATGHGLQAGTIVASTKSLFKALVDEPAPAQVLKKMSRALKSMGFHRMFMGMTVAKFDQHRLILSSAGMPFTLVHRAANGNTEEIVLKAMPLGSFSNFKYQQRILKLQPGDTVLFMSDGLYETFNTQEEMLGESRMIKLFTEIAHQQPRKIVRHLARAARSWAGERALHDDMTIVAVKMK